The genomic DNA CTCCGCTCTTAATTTCCGAGAGTCTAAGCGCGCGATAGCCTATTATCCCAGCGCAGAGAAGGGGGGCGGCATGTAGGTCGTCAAAGTGGTCAGGAAGGGGGTATACGAAATCTTCCGGCGCGGTGATGTATTCGGCGTAACCGCCGTTGGAGTGGAAGCCGGTGAAGCTGATAGAATCGCACAGGTTCTCAAGGCCACTGCGGCAGTATCCGCACTTCCCGCACGCGGAACGGAGCCATGCGATGCCGACCCTTTCCCCCGGCTTGAATCTTTTTGCGCTTTCACCGTTCCCTGAAACCTTGCCTACTACCTGGTGGCCGGGGATGATCGGGAGCGTCGGGAGAGGAAGCTCCCCCTCCACGGCGTGAAGGTCGGTATGGCAGACTCCGCAGGCGGAGATTTTAATCTGCACCTCCCCCTTTCCAGGCTCCGGTTTTTCGACCTCGCGCAGTGCAAGTTTTTTTTCTTCCGCGGGTGCGGTCTCTTCGATAAGCCACGCCTTCATTTTTCCCATGAATGCTATTTTATCAGGCGGAGGCGCCGAATGGTCAGGAGCATGCGGACGGATTTGGAAATTGAAACACCCCTTCCGCTTTCATTCCAGAAAGGAGTGAGGGAGCAGGGGGCAGAGAGATATTCGCTTCTTATCTATTATCTTTGTCCGGCGGCGCGATTTGGGGGAGCGACGAATTACAAAATTGACGCCAGGTCCCTCTTTAGCGATTTGGCGAATTTCCCTTCGCCGAGCTCTTTTCCTTCAAACTCGGCGCAGTAGCGCACCAGCGACAGGGAGTTCGTGAAAAAGATTTCATCGGCATCGAGAATATCAGATTTTCGAAACGCCCCTTCGCTTACTTCGATCTGCATCCGCCGGGCGAGGTCGATAATCTTTTCTCTCGTTATTCCTGGGAGTATTCCGCATTCAAGCGACGGTGTGCAGAGGGTTTTCCCTTTCGCGAAAAAGATGTTGGAGAATACCCCTTCGGCGAGCTCATCTCTTGTGTTCACGAAGAGTAGTTCATCCATCCCTTGCTCCTTGCCTTTCATCCAGGCGTGGACATTTGAAAACCTCGATGTTGTTTTGTGTTTCACCGCCGGGTCGTCGGCGTTTGACGGCCAGGGGGCGAATTTTGCTTTCAGCGGGTCTGCGGGGGTTTCACTCTCGGAGCCGATTATTGCGAAAGTGCAATCCAGGGGGATATCGCCGAAGCTCCCCTTTTCGGATGTTCCGCGTGAAAGCGTTATCCGAAGAAATCCGTTTTTGATGCCGTTGCTTTCGATAAGCGTATCGATATGTTTTATCATCCTGTTCTTGCCGGGATATCCTATGCGGGCGAAGTGGGCGGAGTTCTCCATCCTTTTCAGATGTTCGGATATCCATACCGGCATGTAGTTTTTCACCTTCACGGTTTCGAAAAGGCCGTCCCCGAGCGAAAAGCTTCTGTCTTTGACGTTCACCGAATGATCGTCCACCAGTCTCAGTTCGCCGTTTACTATCGAGTAGGTTCCAGACATTTTTGCGTGTCGCCTTTCTTTTGAAGTTCAAGGAGCACCTTCGCCTTGTATCCTGTTTCGGCGAATTCCTGTTCAGGGTCGGAATAGGCTGTGATTCCTCCGCCTGTTCTGTATTCGGCCTTGCCGTTGGCGATGGTCAGAGTGCGTATAAGTATCGACGCGGTAATGTTTCCATTGATACCGCAGCAGGTCAAGGCTCCGCAGTAGAAACCTCGCGGGGTAGTTTCGAGTTCCTGAATGATCTCCATCGATTTTATTTTTGGCGCGCCGGTTACGGAGCCTCCGGGGAAGAGCGCTCTGATGATCCGGGGGAAAGATATCTCATTTTTCAATTCCCCTTCCACGGTTGATACAAGGTGGTGAACTGTCGGAAGCGATTCGCAGTTGAAAAGGGAGGAGACCTTTACCGATCCGGGGGAGCAGATCCTTGAAAGGTCGTTTCGCATAAGGTCGACTATCATCACGTTCTCCGCCTTGTCCTTTTCGGAGAGCTTTAGAATATTTTTATTTTGCGCGTCGATGTCTGGATCTTCGGACCGGGGAGATGTCCCCTTTATCGGTTTTGTCGTGATGTGATTTCCTTCCGTCCTGAAAAAAAGTTCTGGGGACATTGAAATGAAGTGGAAATCGCCTCCATTTATATACGCGCCGAAAGATGACGGGTTTATAATTGCCAGA from Nitrospinota bacterium includes the following:
- a CDS encoding zinc-dependent alcohol dehydrogenase family protein, producing the protein MKAWLIEETAPAEEKKLALREVEKPEPGKGEVQIKISACGVCHTDLHAVEGELPLPTLPIIPGHQVVGKVSGNGESAKRFKPGERVGIAWLRSACGKCGYCRSGLENLCDSISFTGFHSNGGYAEYITAPEDFVYPLPDHFDDLHAAPLLCAGIIGYRALRLSEIKSGETLGIFGFGASAHIAIQIAIHRGANVYVFTRSKEHREHAMKLGAVWAGSADDPSPALLSAAISFAPAGSLIPKAMEKLDKGGTLALAGVYVDDVPRMDYEKHLFNEKRILSVTASTRSDGIELLRASAEIPVKTDIKPYPFERAPEALIDLKHSRINGAAVLRIK
- a CDS encoding aminotransferase class IV, whose protein sequence is MSGTYSIVNGELRLVDDHSVNVKDRSFSLGDGLFETVKVKNYMPVWISEHLKRMENSAHFARIGYPGKNRMIKHIDTLIESNGIKNGFLRITLSRGTSEKGSFGDIPLDCTFAIIGSESETPADPLKAKFAPWPSNADDPAVKHKTTSRFSNVHAWMKGKEQGMDELLFVNTRDELAEGVFSNIFFAKGKTLCTPSLECGILPGITREKIIDLARRMQIEVSEGAFRKSDILDADEIFFTNSLSLVRYCAEFEGKELGEGKFAKSLKRDLASIL